From a region of the Drosophila ananassae strain 14024-0371.13 chromosome XL, ASM1763931v2, whole genome shotgun sequence genome:
- the LOC6504567 gene encoding uncharacterized protein LOC6504567 produces the protein MDNFRIPRKVNRHVYKAVFNLTVPGEYVTFEQILEEVRFSIRNRRPSKDLPDLVRRSIRNLKIVGVLLEKDNRFTLFLPSLNKKQKKKVKTEGEGEGDCNGTGTGTGEDADGSSSKDEDPEAAESLRDLYKSFNEGRLVNRTLYPSEKDSGSRTYRLTAINQYDFYSRAERIRIMEINKERARLFTKAQKKLNDSEDDSKSDEEESGPDEK, from the coding sequence atggatAACTTTCGTATACCGCGTAAGGTGAACCGTCATGTCTATAAGGCGGTTTTCAATCTGACAGTACCCGGGGAGTATGTGACATTCGAGCAGATCTTGGAGGAGGTGCGCTTCTCAATTCGCAACCGTAGACCGTCGAAGGACTTGCCGGATCTCGTCAGGAGATCTATCCGGAACCTGAAAATCGTCGGAGTGCTTCTCGAAAAGGATAACAGATTCACCCTCTTCCTTCCGTCCCTGaacaagaaacaaaagaaaaaggtCAAGACCGAGGGCGAGGGCGAGGGCGATTGCAATGGCACTGGTACTGGCACTGGAGAAGATGCCGATGGTAGTTCGTCCAAGGATGAAGATCCTGAGGCTGCAGAGAGTCTCCGAGATCTCTACAAGTCTTTTAACGAAGGACGTTTGGTGAACAGGACTCTATACCCTTCAGAGAAAGATAGTGGCTCGAGAACTTACCGCCTGACGGCTATCAATCAGTATGATTTCTACTCAAGGGCGGAACGTATTCGAATAATGGAAATTAATAAGGAGAGGGCCAGGCTTTTCACGAAAGCCCAGAAGAAATTGAACGACAGTGAGGATGATTCCAAATCAGATGAGGAGGAATCGGGACCAGATGAAAAATAG
- the LOC6504563 gene encoding collagen alpha-2(I) chain has translation MNMTVEDYEHYQRIMLELENEKLLTFEDILELTQVSPRALARTLDALVRERRFYVDKKGKGPAGAAGYSGTLGHAGTSGHAGQSGTSGLPGPSRYSGLPGYPRAPGYGGAAGYTSHSGLPGPSGHSVKSGSSASSGISKYQGLMPSGSKGAKKKLDLEFEKKAASQLEANDGAGALCSAFNTLNLNEMEDDGEVMSFEELVVLTRTHPLLLERSLRHMARRGRFLKDE, from the exons ATGAATATGACAGTGGAGGACTACGAACATTATCAACGCATCATGCTGGAGCTGGAGAACGAGAAGCTCTTGACTTTTGAGGATATCCTGGAACTGACTCAGGTATCTCCCCGCGCCCTGGCCAGGACCCTTGATGCGCTGGTCCGCGAACGTCGTTTCTACGTCGACAAAAAGGGAAAAGGTCCGGCGGGAGCTGCTGGATATTCGGGGACATTGGGACATGCAGGAACATCGGGACATGCGGGACAATCTGGAACCTCGGGACTACCGGGACCATCAAGATATTCGGGACTACCGGGATACCCACGCGCCCCTGGATACGGTGGAGCTGCGGGTTACACATCACACTCTGGACTCCCGGGACCATCCGGTCACTCAGTTAAGTCGGGATCATCAGCGTCCTCTGGAATATCGAAATATCAAGGATTGATGCCATCAGGATCGAAAGGCGCCAAGAAGAAACTTGATCTGGAATTCGAGAAAAAGGCAGCTTCCCAGTTGGAGGCCAATGATGGCGCTGGCGCCCTTTGTTCAGCTTTCAATACACTGAACCTCAACGAG ATGGAGGATGACGGCGAGGTCATGAGCTTCGAGGAGCTGGTCGTCCTTACCCGTACACATCCATTGCTGCTCGAACGCAGCCTTCGCCACATGGCTCGCCGTGGCCGATTCCTGAAGGACGAATAG
- the LOC6504564 gene encoding flocculation protein FLO11, with the protein MDQYRVPRKVNRHVYWALCKLSSDSKFVPFEDILKETSHSMRRTNPVENLPDVVRQSLENFTRLQLVEEKDGSYSLFPDSISLIRRACNMGTEEEPEEPPQARAPKRPHEVDEEPSTSENATKKRKTSVKKVEQPVVLDDSTVEDKSGVEEKSEDSEVISEYEATTEGTADSEVITEDTEAIIEISEAATEDTEVITEDSEAVTEDGNSKDTEATDNFSSEAGESEIPEESSHED; encoded by the exons ATGGATCAATATAGGGTGCCTCGGAAGGTCAACCGCCACGTTTACTGGGCCCTCTGTAAGCTGTCCTCTGATTCGAAGTTCGTTCCGTTTGAAGACATTCTGAAGGAGACTAGCCACTCGATGCGCCGCACCAATCCGGTTGAGAATCTTCCGGATGTGGTTCGCCAGTCCTTGGAGAACTTTACTCGCCTCCAACTAGTCGAGGAGAAGGATGGATCATACTCACTATTTCCTGACTCAATTAGTCTCATTCGCAGGGCCTGTAACATGGGTACTGAAGAAGAGCCTGAAGAGCCTCCACAGGCGCGGGCTCCGAAGAGGCCTCATGAAGTCGACGAAGAACCAAGTACTTCAGAGAATGCCACCAAGAAGCGTAAGACTAGCGTGAAGAAAGTGGAGCAACCAGTTGTCTTGGATGATTCTACAGTTGAAGACAAGTCGGGAGTTGAAGAAAAGTCTGAAGATAGCGAAGTTATTTCAGAATATGAAGCCACTACTGAAGGTACTGCTGATAGTGAAGTCATAACTGAAGATA CTGAAGCCATAATTGAAATTAGTGAAGCCGCGACTGAAGATACTGAAGTCATAACTGAAGATAGCGAAGCAGTGACTGAAGATGGCAActccaaggataccgaagccACTGATAACTTCTCCTCTGAAGCTGGCGAGAGCGAGATCCCTGAGGAGTCCTCCCATGAAGACTAA